CTTCCTCATCATTGATTCTTCCGCTGCTCTCTGGTGCTTCTATATCTGCAACTCTCATAGCAACACTTTTCCCCTCATTTGTCTATGTTCTTTTGGGTTCATCGATTCAGCTGTTCGCGCTAAAAAGCATTGAGATTTCCTATTTGTATTTGAACTTTTTCAGATTGCTTGCTCTGAGCTCATTTTCCATTTTCTATATAAAGCTCTCAGATATACCAAGAACAATCAGAGGGCTTTCAAGATTGTCGAGGGAAATCGCACTGTCTACTGCAATGTCAATTAAGCTGATATATGAGGGCAGCTGGCTCATGGCTGAGCTCTATGAACTTGAAAAAATAAATAATCAATTCGAGAGAAGTCTGAGAGTGAGGGCAGGAGGACTGTTGCAATTCTCAAGGGCTCTGCTCTTCAACCTCCTCAATAGTGCAATCTTTTCAATGGAGGCGGCAGCATCCCTTTTTCCTAAATTATTTGAAGAGGCAGGTCGAGCAAAAGATGAGCAAGCTATCGAGGACAAACATTGAGATTTTCAAACTGCTCCTAGAAAGGGGCAAACTATCGGGGGAGGCCTTGTCTAGAGAGCTCGGGATATCTAGAGCTACAGTGAGCCGAAGGGTTAAGGAGCTAAATGAAAACGGCTTTTTCATCAATGCGGATGATGAGGGCTACTCTGTCCCCTCCAATGAATTGCTATTGTTCCTAAATAATTTCCTTGGAAAAATGAGGGCTTCTCTTCAATACAGGGCTGTGCTCCTCGATTCATGCGACAGCTCACAGGACCTTGCAGAGGATATGGCAAGAAGAGGTGCTGAGGAAGGAAGCTTCGTGATTTGTGGAGAAATAAAGAGCGCAAGAGGCAGGCTTGGGAGAAGGTGGATCGCGAATCGAGGAGGACTATGGCTCTCCCTCATTCTGAAGCCAGGCTTCATCGAGGGTATACATCTAATTTCACTAGCGCTTGGAGTTTCCTTTGCCCAGGGGATAGAGGAAGTGCTTGGAGTGTCGCCCAAGCTTAAATGGCCCAATGATATAATGATAGCAGAAAGGAAAGTTGGAGGCATTCTGGTTGAAGCAAAGGTGGATCCTGATGGTTTTGCTTATGCAATTGCTGGCGTGGGAATAAACGTTAACAATGATATAGAACCCTTTTTGAAGCAAGAGGCAGCCTCCCTTAAGAACATTGTAGGGAGGGAAGTACCAATTATTCCCCTATTGGGAAGATCTCTCTATCTATTCAGCCAGAAATATGAGAATCTGAAGGCTAAGAGGACCCAGGAAATTATTCTCCAATGGAAAGCAATGTCCATGACATTGGGAAGGAGAGTGAAAGCCATTTTCAAGCCAGACGATGCTAAGGAAGGGATAGCTGTTGACATCGCTTCAGATGGCTCTCT
The Fervidicoccaceae archaeon genome window above contains:
- a CDS encoding biotin--[acetyl-CoA-carboxylase] ligase; amino-acid sequence: MSKLSRTNIEIFKLLLERGKLSGEALSRELGISRATVSRRVKELNENGFFINADDEGYSVPSNELLLFLNNFLGKMRASLQYRAVLLDSCDSSQDLAEDMARRGAEEGSFVICGEIKSARGRLGRRWIANRGGLWLSLILKPGFIEGIHLISLALGVSFAQGIEEVLGVSPKLKWPNDIMIAERKVGGILVEAKVDPDGFAYAIAGVGINVNNDIEPFLKQEAASLKNIVGREVPIIPLLGRSLYLFSQKYENLKAKRTQEIILQWKAMSMTLGRRVKAIFKPDDAKEGIAVDIASDGSLILQLDSGEKVRIYAGDIVHLR